One Pseudomonas abieticivorans genomic region harbors:
- a CDS encoding efflux RND transporter periplasmic adaptor subunit produces MTQTPARRSRKRLFLIVIGLLVLALILYYFLHGRSSGGAAPKGGPGMMPAAVTVAVGQAGSADVPVLLQALGTVIANNTVTVTSRVDGELQTVYFTEGQYVEKGQVLAQIDPRAYQATLAQYQGALAENQALLTSAQLTLQRYQRLYAKDSLAKQDLDTQAATVGQYAGAVKSDQAQIDAAKLNIQYARITSPINGYVGLRLVDPGNIVQSSSTTGIVTVTQTNPIAVTFSIPQAQLRSVLPKVRQGQQLPVQALDQLDATDLASGTLKFISNEIDTSTGSIKLKALFANPDEKLYPNQFVNVKLQTDTLKGAVVVPSAAVQLSSDGNFVYRLKADNSVERVAVTTGPVFGEQTVLTQGVAKGDRVVTRGIDHLRDGLKVSVEGDAQKAPQASGGSQQP; encoded by the coding sequence ATGACCCAGACGCCCGCCCGCCGCTCCCGCAAACGCCTTTTTTTGATTGTGATTGGCCTGTTGGTACTCGCACTCATCCTTTATTACTTCCTGCATGGGCGCAGCAGTGGTGGGGCGGCGCCCAAGGGCGGCCCTGGGATGATGCCGGCTGCCGTGACGGTGGCGGTGGGGCAGGCGGGCAGCGCCGATGTGCCGGTGCTGTTGCAAGCCTTGGGCACGGTGATCGCCAACAACACCGTGACGGTTACCAGCCGCGTCGACGGCGAATTGCAGACGGTGTACTTCACCGAGGGGCAGTACGTGGAGAAGGGCCAGGTGCTGGCGCAAATCGACCCGCGTGCCTACCAGGCCACCTTGGCCCAGTACCAGGGGGCATTGGCCGAGAACCAGGCGCTACTCACCAGCGCACAGCTCACCCTGCAACGCTACCAGCGCCTCTACGCCAAAGACTCCCTGGCCAAGCAGGACCTGGACACCCAGGCCGCCACCGTCGGCCAATACGCCGGCGCGGTGAAGTCCGACCAGGCGCAGATCGACGCGGCCAAATTGAACATCCAGTACGCGCGCATCACCTCGCCGATCAACGGCTACGTGGGCCTGCGCCTGGTAGACCCGGGCAATATCGTGCAGTCCAGCAGCACCACCGGCATCGTTACCGTGACCCAGACCAACCCCATTGCCGTGACCTTCAGCATCCCCCAGGCGCAACTGCGCAGCGTTTTGCCCAAGGTGCGCCAGGGCCAGCAGTTGCCGGTGCAGGCGCTGGACCAACTGGACGCCACTGATCTGGCCAGCGGCACCCTGAAGTTCATCAGCAACGAAATTGATACCAGTACCGGCAGCATCAAGCTCAAGGCGCTGTTCGCCAACCCGGATGAAAAGCTCTACCCCAACCAGTTCGTCAACGTGAAGCTGCAAACCGACACACTGAAAGGCGCGGTGGTCGTGCCATCGGCGGCGGTGCAACTGAGCAGTGACGGCAACTTCGTCTACCGGCTCAAGGCCGACAACAGCGTGGAGCGTGTGGCGGTCACCACGGGCCCCGTGTTCGGCGAGCAAACCGTTCTGACCCAGGGCGTGGCCAAGGGTGATCGGGTGGTGACGCGCGGCATCGATCACCTGCGCGACGGCTTGAAAGTGTCGGTGGAGGGCGACGCCCAGAAGGCGCCCCAGGCGAGCGGCGGTAGCCAGCAGCCATGA